A stretch of Buteo buteo chromosome 9, bButBut1.hap1.1, whole genome shotgun sequence DNA encodes these proteins:
- the TIAM2 gene encoding rho guanine nucleotide exchange factor TIAM2 isoform X4 encodes MEAQKDNQDPPPRPLARHLSDADRLRKVIQELMDTEKSYVKDLSCLFELYLEPLQNETFLTQDEMESLFGSLPEMLDFQKVFLETLEDGISSSSDFNTLETPSQFRKLLFSLGGSFLYYADHFKLYSGFCANHIKVQKVLERAKTDSAFKAFLDARNPTKQHSSTLESYLIKPVQRVLKYPLLLKELVSLTDNESEEHYHLTEALKAMEKVASHINEMQKIYEDYGTVFDQLVADQSGTEKEVTELSMGELLMHSTVSWLNPFPSLGKARKDLELTVFVFKRAVILVYKENYKLKKKMPTNVRAAHNYGDLDPFKFRWLIPLSALQVRLGNTAGTENSCIWELIHTKSELEGRPETIFQLCSSDCENKTNIVKVIRSILRENFRRHIKCELPLEKTCKDRFVPLKNRVPATAKLASTRSLKVLKNSSSSEWNGDPGKGTFQDSDECSLSSSTQSSSCHTTDSIQEPKNSSPDKHVQSCASDFSNVLVKESDILSDDDDEDDYRSLKKGSPTKDIEIQFQRLKISEEPSTDSERDRAAENEEGDGFETGEHPKLVRGHFCPVKRKVNSTKRNRGTLMAMQECHQSLDSHSDAANLDLNSILEREFSVQSLTSVVNEDCFYEAVERHGKS; translated from the exons ATGGAAGCACAGAAGGACAACCAGGATCCACCTCCACGGCCACTGGCTCGCCACCTTTCTGATGCAGATAGATTGAGGAAAGTCATCCAAGAGCTTATGGACACTGAGAAATCATACgtcaag GACTTGAGCTGCCTCTTTGAGCTATACTTGGAGCCCCTTCAAAATGAAACCTTCCTTACCCAGGATGAG ATGGAGTCCTTGTTCGGCAGTCTGCCAGAAATGCTGGATTTCCAGAAGGTGTTTTTGGAGACCCTTGAAGATGGAATATCTTCTTCCTCAGATTTTAATACACTGGAAACGCCATCCCAGTTCCGG AAATTGCTGTTTTCCCTTGGAGGGTCCTTTCTGTATTATGCTGACCACTTTAAACTGTACAGTGGCTTCTGTGCAAACCATATCAAAGTTCAGAAAGTTCTCGAGAGAG CCAAAACAGATAGTGCCTTTAAGGCCTTTCTGGATGCTCGAAATCCCACAAAGCAACACTCGTCTACATTGGAGTCATATCTCATAAAGCCTGTTCAGAGAGTGCTGAAATAtcctctgcttttaaaagagcTGGTGTCTCTGACAGATAACGAGAGTGAGGAGCACTATCATTTGACAG AAGCGCTGAAGGCAATGGAAAAAGTAGCAAGTCACATCAATGAGATGCAGAAGATATATGAAGATTATGGCACTGTATTTGACCAACTGGTTGCAGACCAAAGTGGAACAGAGAAGGAG GTGACAGAGCTCTCAATGGGAGAACTTCTGATGCACTCTACAGTTTCCTGGCTGAATCCTTTCCCATCACTGGGCAAAGCAAGAAAAGACCTTGAACTTACAGTGTTTG tttttaagagGGCTGTAATACTGGTGTATAAGGAGAAttacaaactgaaaaagaaaatg cctACTAATGTTCGTGCTGCACATAATTATGGTGACTTGGATCCGTTTAAATTTCGTTGGCTGATTCCTTTATCTGCTCTTCAAGTTCGACTGGGGAACACAGCAG gaacagaaaacagctgTATCTGGGAACTGATTCACACAAAGTCAGAACTAGAAGGCAGGccagaaacaatttttcagtTATGCAGCAG TGACTGTGAGAACAAGACTAACATCGTGAAGGTGATCCGTTCTATTTTGCGGGAGAATTTCAGACGTCACATAAAATGTGAGCTACCGCTGGAGAAAACATGTAAAGATCGCTTTGTCCCCCTCAAGAACCGTGTACCTGCAACAGCCAAATTGG CTTCCACGAGGTCCTTGAAGGTACTGAAGAATTCATCCAGTAGCGAGTGGAATGGTGACCCAGGGAAAGGCACCTTCCAGGACTCTGATGAATGCAGTCTGAGCAGCAGTactcagagcagcagctgccacacCACTGACAGCATACAGGAGCCCAAAAATTCATCTCCCGATAAACATGTACAGAGCTGTGCATCTGACTTTTCTAATGTTCTTGTCAAAGAATCCGATATTCtcagtgatgatgatgatgaagatgacTATCGGAGCCTGAAGAAGGGCAGCCCTACGAAAGACATTGAAATACAGTTCCAACGGCTGAAGATTTCAGAGGAACCGAGTACTGACTCTGAACGGGATCGGGCTGCTGAAAATGAGGAAGGAGATGGCTTCGAGACAGGAGAGCATCCAAAGCTGGTGCGTGGCCATTTCTGCCCAGTGAAGAGAAAAGTAAACAGTACAAAGCGTAACAGAGGAACTTTAATGGCAATGCAAGAATGTCACCAGTCCCTTGACAGTCACTCTGATGCTGCAAACCTAGATCTGAACTCTATTTTAGAGAGAGAATTTAGCGTCCAGAGTTTGACATCTGTAGTTAATGAGGACTGCTTTTATGAAGCTGTGGAAAGGCATGGGAAATCCTAG